The uncultured Desulfuromonas sp. genome has a segment encoding these proteins:
- a CDS encoding HDOD domain-containing protein produces the protein MTTTPPVLSQLVDESAVIYSLPSLYLRLNEVINQPDSSIEDVARLITEDAGLTTRLLRLANSPMFGYHASIDSITRAITIIGTQQLRDLTLAISVTDTFNGIPSTILNMQDFWTHSITCGITSRVLATYCREANVERFFVAGMLHDLGQLILCTQFPEKVTEMIGLSNNSGQPHYVIQRQVLGFDHGQIGGAFLKRWQLPQNIVEPVSCHHQPDLNGQYPVGTAIVHVADIIAHALFIGAGGEPFIPALDTASWDYLGLPASILSPVLKEVDEQLQDVLSILS, from the coding sequence ATGACAACAACTCCGCCTGTCTTAAGCCAGCTTGTTGACGAATCGGCGGTGATTTATTCTCTGCCGTCGCTCTATTTACGCCTGAATGAGGTGATTAACCAGCCCGACAGCTCCATTGAGGATGTTGCCCGACTCATTACAGAGGATGCCGGACTGACGACACGCCTGCTGCGCCTGGCCAACAGCCCCATGTTTGGCTATCACGCCAGTATCGACAGCATCACACGGGCCATTACCATCATTGGTACCCAGCAATTACGCGATCTGACATTGGCGATCTCCGTCACGGATACATTTAACGGCATTCCATCGACAATCCTCAACATGCAGGATTTCTGGACCCATAGCATTACCTGTGGAATTACCAGCCGGGTTTTAGCCACGTATTGCCGTGAAGCCAATGTTGAACGTTTTTTTGTTGCCGGCATGTTACATGACCTCGGACAGCTCATCCTCTGTACCCAGTTTCCGGAAAAAGTCACTGAGATGATTGGCCTCAGTAACAACAGCGGCCAACCACACTATGTCATCCAGCGTCAGGTTCTGGGATTTGACCACGGGCAAATCGGTGGTGCCTTCCTCAAACGCTGGCAATTACCTCAAAACATTGTTGAACCCGTCTCCTGCCACCATCAGCCGGACTTAAACGGTCAATATCCCGTTGGTACGGCAATCGTCCATGTGGCGGACATCATTGCCCACGCCTTGTTTATTGGTGCCGGTGGTGAACCTTTTATCCCGGCCCTGGACACGGCCAGTTGGGATTATCTCGGTTTGCCGGCCTCGATCCTGTCGCCGGTTCTAAAAGAAGTGGATGAACAACTGCAGGATGTTCTGTCCATTCTGAGCTGA
- a CDS encoding zinc ribbon domain-containing protein YjdM: MSLPNCPKCNSEYTYEDGLMFVCPECAHEWPQQGEDATAQDEKQIRDANGNVLEDGDSITVIKDLKVKGSSLVVKVGTKVKNIRLVDGDHDIDCKIPGIGAMKLKSEFVKKN; the protein is encoded by the coding sequence ATGAGTTTACCCAACTGCCCGAAATGTAATTCCGAATACACCTATGAAGACGGTTTGATGTTTGTCTGCCCCGAATGTGCCCATGAATGGCCGCAGCAAGGAGAAGACGCCACGGCGCAAGATGAAAAACAGATCCGCGATGCCAACGGCAATGTGCTGGAAGATGGCGACAGCATCACGGTGATCAAAGACCTCAAGGTCAAAGGCTCTTCGCTGGTGGTCAAAGTCGGCACCAAGGTCAAAAACATCCGCCTTGTGGATGGAGATCACGATATCGACTGCAAAATCCCCGGCATCGGCGCCATGAAGCTGAAATCGGAATTTGTCAAAAAGAACTGA